One genomic window of Methyloceanibacter sp. wino2 includes the following:
- the galE gene encoding UDP-glucose 4-epimerase GalE, which yields MSVLVTGGAGYIGSHMVLELLAAGNDVIVLDDLSTGFRSAVPEAARFVEGNVGDMELVGQLLRDYPIDTIMHFAAWVVVPDSVVDPLGYYGNNTSNSRNLLACAVDAGVPHFVFSSSAAVYGEPEHSPVDEDAPLHPISPYGSSKLMTETMLADTARAHPLRYVALRYFNVAGADPQCRIGQSTPRATHLIKVACEAAMGVRPKIDVYGTDYPTPDGTCVRDYIHVSDLVRAHLDALRYLRAGGESVVLNCGYGRGFSVLDVVETVKRLSGVDFPVQMADRRPGDPPALVAGADRIHKVLGWEPQLNDLDAIVGHALAWERHLKDQGGPA from the coding sequence ATGAGTGTACTTGTCACGGGTGGGGCCGGTTATATCGGCAGCCATATGGTCTTGGAGCTGTTGGCCGCCGGCAACGACGTCATCGTTCTCGACGATCTGTCGACGGGATTCCGATCTGCCGTGCCGGAAGCAGCCCGGTTCGTGGAGGGCAATGTCGGCGACATGGAGCTGGTCGGACAGCTTCTGCGCGATTACCCCATCGACACGATCATGCATTTCGCCGCGTGGGTCGTTGTGCCGGACTCGGTCGTCGATCCGTTGGGCTATTACGGCAACAACACCTCTAATTCCCGAAATCTGTTGGCGTGCGCGGTTGATGCCGGTGTGCCGCATTTCGTCTTTTCGTCCTCGGCAGCCGTTTACGGTGAACCCGAGCACTCGCCGGTCGACGAGGATGCACCGCTGCACCCCATTTCGCCGTACGGCAGCTCGAAGCTCATGACGGAGACAATGCTCGCCGACACGGCGCGGGCGCATCCGCTGCGTTACGTGGCCTTGCGGTACTTCAACGTGGCCGGGGCGGATCCTCAATGCAGGATCGGACAATCCACGCCTCGGGCCACGCATCTCATCAAGGTCGCGTGCGAGGCGGCGATGGGAGTCCGGCCTAAGATCGACGTGTACGGAACGGATTATCCGACTCCGGATGGAACATGCGTGCGCGACTACATCCACGTCAGTGATTTGGTTCGGGCACATCTCGACGCTCTGCGTTACCTGCGGGCCGGCGGCGAGAGTGTGGTCCTGAATTGTGGCTACGGCCGGGGCTTCTCGGTCCTGGACGTCGTGGAGACCGTCAAACGGCTTTCGGGCGTCGACTTTCCTGTCCAAATGGCCGATCGCCGTCCCGGTGACCCGCCCGCGCTCGTCGCAGGCGCAGACCGCATCCACAAGGTGCTCGGCTGGGAACCGCAGCTCAACGATCTCGATGCCATCGTCGGTCATGCCCTTGCCTGGGAACGGCATCTCAAGGACCAGGGCGGACCGGCCTAG
- a CDS encoding lytic transglycosylase domain-containing protein, translated as MAAAQLTRTCLAFALLFALALTSRPGAGVADPASDYKRAVETSFAQWLEGLWPEAEAAGVSRATFDKQLKGLKLDWSLPQLTPPDPAYPGGPALPASMKPKPKPQAEFGVPQNYFKASSLNALAGSGRAKYRQLAPTLKAIEEQYGVPASIVLAIWGRETGFGRAALPYDAVTAIASQAFMGRRADEFRPQLIGALQIIELGHATRQMMKSSWAGAMGHVQFLPGDFEEHAVDFDGDGRRDIWASVPDALASAGNALRSQGWDGNQPWAYEVTLPKNFDCTLQGPDQSLPIKEWIDLGVRRVNGREFPQDRLGDWTFLVLPAGMKGPAFLATTNFSVLKLYNNSDVYAIFVGHVADMIAYNTPVQFVGTWQPVERFTRDRILKFQEVLVSQGHDVGKVDGLVGFKTRQTIGKEEKARGLPLTCYPSHALINQVLK; from the coding sequence ATGGCGGCCGCACAGCTCACTCGGACGTGCTTGGCGTTCGCATTGTTGTTCGCACTCGCGCTCACTTCACGGCCCGGAGCCGGCGTTGCCGACCCCGCGTCCGACTACAAGCGGGCAGTCGAAACCAGTTTCGCGCAGTGGCTCGAAGGCTTGTGGCCGGAGGCGGAAGCTGCCGGCGTTTCGCGCGCGACCTTCGATAAGCAGCTTAAAGGGCTCAAGCTCGATTGGTCGCTGCCGCAACTGACGCCGCCCGACCCCGCCTATCCCGGCGGCCCGGCCTTGCCCGCCTCCATGAAGCCGAAGCCCAAGCCGCAGGCCGAGTTCGGCGTGCCCCAGAACTATTTCAAAGCCAGCAGCCTGAATGCACTCGCCGGCAGCGGCAGGGCCAAGTACCGGCAACTCGCCCCGACCCTGAAGGCTATCGAGGAGCAGTACGGCGTCCCGGCCAGCATCGTGCTCGCCATCTGGGGGCGCGAAACCGGATTTGGCCGCGCGGCGCTGCCTTACGATGCGGTCACGGCGATCGCATCGCAGGCCTTCATGGGCCGGCGTGCCGACGAATTCCGTCCGCAATTGATCGGTGCGCTTCAGATCATCGAACTCGGTCATGCGACCCGTCAGATGATGAAGAGCTCCTGGGCCGGCGCGATGGGGCATGTTCAATTTCTACCGGGCGACTTCGAGGAACATGCCGTGGATTTCGACGGCGACGGGCGGCGTGACATCTGGGCGTCGGTTCCGGACGCCCTGGCCAGTGCCGGCAACGCGCTGCGAAGCCAGGGATGGGACGGGAACCAGCCCTGGGCCTACGAGGTGACGCTCCCCAAGAATTTCGACTGCACACTGCAGGGGCCGGATCAATCGCTGCCCATCAAGGAATGGATCGATCTCGGGGTCCGGCGCGTCAACGGCCGCGAATTCCCGCAAGACCGGCTCGGAGACTGGACCTTCCTCGTGCTCCCCGCCGGGATGAAGGGGCCGGCCTTCCTCGCCACGACCAATTTCTCGGTCCTGAAGCTCTACAACAACTCGGACGTCTACGCGATTTTCGTCGGACACGTGGCCGACATGATCGCCTACAACACGCCCGTCCAGTTTGTCGGCACATGGCAGCCGGTGGAGCGCTTCACCCGCGACCGCATTCTGAAGTTCCAGGAAGTGCTTGTTTCCCAAGGCCATGACGTCGGGAAGGTCGACGGGCTGGTCGGCTTCAAGACCCGGCAGACGATCGGCAAGGAGGAAAAGGCGCGGGGGCTGCCTCTGACCTGCTACCCGAGCCACGCGTTGATTAACCAGGTGCTAAAGTAG
- the galU gene encoding UTP--glucose-1-phosphate uridylyltransferase GalU: MPARIRKAVFPVAGLGTRFLPATKAMPKEMLTVVDRPLIQHVVDEAREAGIEHLIFVTGRNKGAIEDHFDRQPELEETLAARGKTEALEILADCLPDAGEASFVRQQAPLGLGHAVWCAREIVGHEPFAVILPDVLVQAPGKGCLAQMLDVYNKHGGNILAVEPVPDDQTKNYGVVATGDAEGNVFPVTGMVEKPAPGTAPSNLTILGRYILQPEIFDLLSEQGAGSGGEIQLTDSMLKLLTTQPFYAVEYEGRAFDCGSKSGFLAANVAYALERPDLRDDVVVEIKKLL; encoded by the coding sequence ATGCCTGCCCGCATTCGCAAAGCCGTATTTCCCGTCGCAGGACTCGGCACACGATTTCTACCCGCTACCAAAGCAATGCCCAAAGAAATGCTCACCGTGGTGGATCGGCCGTTGATCCAACACGTTGTAGACGAGGCGCGCGAAGCCGGCATCGAGCATTTGATCTTCGTCACCGGACGCAACAAGGGCGCCATCGAAGACCATTTCGACCGACAGCCGGAACTCGAGGAGACGCTAGCCGCGCGCGGCAAGACCGAAGCGCTCGAGATCCTCGCCGATTGCCTGCCCGACGCCGGCGAGGCGAGCTTCGTCCGCCAGCAGGCGCCCTTGGGACTGGGCCACGCGGTCTGGTGCGCCCGTGAGATCGTCGGCCACGAGCCCTTCGCCGTGATCCTGCCGGACGTTCTGGTGCAGGCGCCGGGCAAGGGATGCCTTGCGCAGATGCTCGACGTCTACAACAAGCATGGCGGCAATATTCTCGCGGTCGAACCTGTCCCCGATGACCAAACGAAGAACTACGGCGTGGTCGCGACAGGCGATGCGGAAGGAAATGTCTTTCCCGTCACTGGCATGGTCGAGAAGCCCGCGCCCGGCACCGCGCCCTCCAATCTAACCATCCTCGGCCGCTACATCCTGCAGCCCGAAATCTTCGATCTCTTGTCCGAACAGGGGGCCGGCTCGGGCGGCGAGATCCAGCTTACGGATTCCATGCTGAAGCTCCTGACCACGCAGCCCTTCTATGCGGTCGAATATGAAGGCCGCGCCTTCGATTGCGGATCGAAGTCCGGCTTCCTCGCGGCCAATGTCGCCTACGCGCTCGAACGGCCCGACTTGCGTGACGATGTCGTTGTCGAGATCAAGAAGCTGCTCTGA